One window of Nymphaea colorata isolate Beijing-Zhang1983 chromosome 1, ASM883128v2, whole genome shotgun sequence genomic DNA carries:
- the LOC116265810 gene encoding uncharacterized protein LOC116265810 gives MASSFLTCKDDVEDKLLQLYGEESSKLDFDDDDGGGGGGGRGGGSDDDDGEEQVVENTKQDDQFWESQKELVEEFLCVRSLHELSLKRHVKNAVDSAKRGSGKWCSTSCTNATNGGGGSGGGSGSGSGCGHCLREIVTNHLGRCGYRASICRSEWKANKSKSILKGSHEYIEVIIEAAACRKEISYIIEVDFRSEFELAKSSSGYQQIVNQLPEVYVGKPDRLRMVLRAVCKAMKRSLAEKKMHIGPWRKFGFMQMKWLGPSVRQVPGASHMDRMKPTGVQMLNSQDYGSQEPLSRMVFFTTPLVKAMG, from the exons ATGGCTTCTTCTTTCCTCACCTGTAAGGATGATGTGGAAGATAAGCTCTTGCAGTTGTATGGTGAAGAGTCCAGCAAACTAGactttgatgatgatgatggtggtggtggtggtggcggccgCGGTGGCGGCAGcgatgatgatgatggggaGGAGCAGGTCGTTGAGAACACTAAACAAGATGACCAATTCTGGGAATCACAAAAGGAATTGGTAGAG GAGTTTCTGTGTGTAAGGAGCTTGCACGAATTGTCTTTGAAGCGACATGTGAAGAATGCAGTTGATAGCGCCAAGAGGGGATCGGGAAAATGGTGCTCCACCTCATGCACCAACGCTACCAACGGCggtggcggcagcggcggcggcagtggcagtggcagtGGGTGTGGGCATTGCCTGCGGGAGATTGTGACTAACCATCTTGGAAGGTGCGGATATCGTGCATCCATCTGCAGATCCGAATGGAAGGCCAACAAGAGCAAGAGCATTCTCAAAG GATCCCATGAATACATAGAAGTGATAATCGAAGCAGCAGCTTGCAGAAAGGAAATCAGCTACATAATTGAAGTAGATTTTCGGTCAGAGTTTGAGCTCGCGAAATCCAGCAGTGGGTACCAGCAGATAGTGAACCAACTGCCCGAGGTATATGTTGGCAAGCCAGACCGCCTGCGAATGGTTCTCCGAGCCGTTTGCAAAGCCATGAAGAGGTCACTGGCGGAGAAGAAGATGCATATTGGGCCTTGGAGAAAGTTTGGTTTCATGCAAATGAAATGGCTGGGGCCTAGTGTGAGGCAGGTGCCTGGTGCTTCACATATGGACAGAATGAAACCAACTGGGGTGCAAATGTTAAATAGCCAAGACTATGGCTCTCAAGAGCCTCTGTCTAGAATGGTTTTCTTCACAACCCCATTGGTTAAAGCAATGGGCTGA
- the LOC116249316 gene encoding uncharacterized protein LOC116249316 — MAGAIKLLVPGREQGPLAINDRRSGLSGDRRELQSGAANASFRSSFLGNGFPKALFVSRQPWKEPLNRPKSGHSVYMTLVDDRLARVQDVSSRAAEVLAYDLIQGANVRWSSTVGIKAASDPPTAVLLHGILGSRKNWGSFARRLASQFPMWQFLLVDLRCHGDSASIKKNAPHTVASTALDVLKLVGKLKITPRVLVGHSFGGKVALSMVDQAAKPLARPVKVWVLDATPGKVRPGGDGEDHPAELISFLSKMPNKVSSKQVVINALVQEGFSNDVAQWVATNLRPVGPSPLSSSGFSWIFDLEGIEKMYESYEETNLWKIVEDVPRGVHVNFLKAERSLHRWALEDIQRIHAAEEMAADEGAGIEMHVLEDAGHWVHADNPDGLFRILSSSFQGVRT, encoded by the exons ATGGCGGGGGCGATTAAGCTGCTCGTTCCCGGGCGCGAGCAGGGGCCCCTTGCAATCAATGACCGGAGATCGGGTTTGTCCGGCGACCGACGGGAGCTGCAGTCTGGAGCGGCAAATGCGAGCTTCAGATCGTCATTCTTG GGCAATGGATTTCCCAAGGCGCTTTTTGTTTCGCGTCAACCATGGAAGGAGCCTTTGAATAGACCAAAATCAGGACACTCGGTTTATATGACGTTGGTGGACGACAGACTAGCTCGAGTTCAAGATGTCAGCAGTAGAGCAGCTGAGGTTCTG GCTTATGATCTGATTCAAGGAGCTAAT GTTAGGTGGTCTTCTACAGTTGGTATAAAAGCTGCCTCAGATCCTCCAACTGCTGTTCTTCTACATGGAATTCTAGGCAGCAGGAAGAATTGGG GTTCCTTTGCTAGGAGATTGGCTAGTCAGTTTCCAATGTGGCAG TTTCTCTTGGTTGATTTGCGGTGTCATGGTGATTCTGcttcaataaagaaaaatgcaCCTCATACTGTTGCTTCAACAGCCTTAGATGTCCTGAAATTG GTGGGAAAACTGAAAATAACACCCCGCGTTCTGGTTGGACATAGCTTTGGTGGTAAAG TTGCCTTGAGCATGGTGGATCAAGCTGCCAAACCCCTTGCACGACCTGTTAAG GTTTGGGTTTTGGATGCAACCCCTGGAAAAGTTCGTCCTGGAGGTGATGGAGAAGATCATCCTGCTGAGTTAATTTCATTTCTCAGTAAAATGCCAAATAAG GTATCATCTAAGCAGGTGGTCATAAATGCTCTTGTACAAGAaggtttctccaatgatgtagCCCAG TGGGTCGCAACAAATCTCCGGCCAGTTGGACCATCACCTCTGTCATCTTCAGGCTTCTCTTGGATCTTTGACCTTGAGGGTATTGAAAAGATGTATGAGTCATATGAAGAAACAAATCTATG GAAAATTGTGGAGGACGTGCCTCGGGGTGTGCATGTGAACTTCTTGAAAGCTGAGAGGAGCTTGCATAGATGGGCCCTTGAAGATATTCAGAGAATACATGCGGCAGAAGAGATGGCAGCAGACGAGGGAGCTGGGATTGAAATGCATGTTCTTGAGGATGCAGGGCATTGG GTTCATGCAGACAATCCTGATGGGCTCTTCAGAATactgtcttcttccttccaaGGAGTTAGAACTTAG
- the LOC116250250 gene encoding pentatricopeptide repeat-containing protein At1g71490: protein MPQFPLKSHTSLTAGSSLPTLPSLNYPPWEPTLVASLLSSIKSFTNQGQLAKAFKAFSLLLHHGVTCNLPAVSSILHTCASFKCLPQGKQLHAHSVCCGIHQHPLLVKRLVAMYSSCGSFPDAHLVVESSGTRDVFPWNVLISAYVKSGFFKEALGAYRSMVEFGVAADNFSYPSVLKACGEMGDLDLGRKVHGRIGTSGLEWNIFVHNALLTMYARCGEIGVARQVFDEMPERDVVSGNAMIEGYAQEGMWEQAFHLFETMQLDGWLANAVTWNTIAGGNVQMGKFEEALKLISQMRASGVNFDSVSLVVGLTACSHLGSLRPGKEIHGFAVRSFWDVTETFKNALITMYTRCKDFKGARLLFEKILEKSLISWNAIIAGYAHSDCAEDASCLFRKMVFSNIKPNYVTLASILSVISRVANLQHGKELHCYLIKNSYDDYLLLWNSLVNMYRNSGRISDARRVFDLIPKKDEISYTALIAGYGMQGKGEEAIKLFDEMVRCNIKPDHITMVVVLSACSHSGLVKEGRALFDKMIKDYKIKLRMEHYACIVDLLGRAGLLQEAEEIITQMPFKPSSAMWATLIGACRIHGNMEIGGWAAENLLDMKPENPGYYVLIANMYAAAGRWDKLAEVRVLMRNRGLKKPPGCTWIELDNRSHPFLVGDRTNAQAQEIYSMLDGLTIQMKDAGYVANWDFDLEVCDLIEDEVQGHMDDLVLMQEAIS, encoded by the coding sequence ATGCCTCAATTTCCACTGAAATCACATACATCATTGACGGCAGGAAGCTCCCTCCCCACTCTTCCTTCTCTGAACTACCCGCCATGGGAGCCAACGCTCGTTGCCTCTCTCCTATCCAGCATAAAGAGCTTCACCAACCAGGGCCAGCTAGCCAAGGCGTTCAAAGCattctccctcctcctccatcatGGAGTCACCTGCAACCTCCCCGCCGTCTCCTCCATTCTTCACACCTGTGCATCCTTCAAGTGCCTCCCACAAGGCAAGCAGCTCCACGCTCATTCAGTTTGCTGTGGTATCCACCAACACCCTTTATTGGTCAAAAGGCTTGTTGCCATGTACTCGAGCTGTGGAAGTTTCCCAGATGCCCATTTGGTCGTTGAAAGCTCAGGAACTAGAGACGTATTTCCGTGGAATGTGTTGATATCTGCCTATGTAAAAAGTGGGTTCTTTAAGGAAGCTCTTGGTGCTTACAGGAGCATGGTGGAATTTGGAGTCGCTGCTGATAATTTTTCATACCCTTCAGTTCTGAAGGCGTGTGGAGAAATGGGCGACCTGGATTTGGGGAGGAAGGTTCATGGGAGGATAGGCACAAGCGGGTTAGAGTGGAATATATTTGTTCACAACGCTCTGCTAACGATGTATGCAAGGTGCGGGGAAATCGGCGTCGCGCGCcaagtgtttgatgaaatgccggAGAGAGACGTTGTATCTGGGAATGCGATGATTGAAGGGTACGCGCAGGAGGGTATGTGGGAACAAGCGTTCCATTTGTTTGAAACCATGCAGCTGGATGGTTGGTTGGCGAATGCAGTGACTTGGAACACGATTGCTGGGGGAAACGTGCAGATGGGGAAGTTTGAAGAAGCTTTGAAGCTGATTTCACAGATGAGAGCCAGCGGTGTTAATTTTGATTCTGTTTCATTGGTGGTTGGTCTGACTGCATGTTCTCATTTGGGAAGCCTCAGGCCTGGTAAAGAGATCCATGGCTTTGCGGTTCGTTCATTTTGGGATGTAACAGAGACATTTAAGAATGCACTGATTACCATGTACACAAGATGCAAGGATTTTAAGGGCGCTCGCCTTCTATTTGAGAAGATCCTGGAAAAGAGTTTGATATCGTGGAATGCTATAATTGCTGGTTATGCACATAGTGACTGTGCTGAAGATGCGTCATGTTTGTTCAGGAAAATGgtattttcaaatataaaaccCAATTACGTCACGTTGGCTAGTATTCTCTCAGTCATTTCTCGTGTTGCAAATCTCCAACACGGTAAGGAGCTACACTGTTACCTGATAAAGAACAGCTATGATGACTATTTGTTGTTGTGGAACTCCCTTGTGAACATGTACAGAAATTCAGGAAGGATATCAGATGCTCGTAGAGTTTTTGATTTGATCCCGAAGAAGGATGAGATTTCCTATACGGCTTTGATTGCTGGTTATGGGATGCAAGGGAAAGGTGAAGAAGCTATTAAGCTATTTGATGAGATGGTGAGATGCAATATCAAGCCAGATCATATAACTATGGTTGTAGTACTATCTGCCTGCAGTCATTCTGGGTTGGTGAAAGAAGGCCGAGCACTTTTTGACAAAATGATCAAAGATTACAAAATAAAGCTTAGGATGGAACATTATGCTTGTATTGTGGATCTTCTTGGTAGGGCAGGTTTGTTGCAGGAAGCAGAGGAAATCATAACTCAGATGCCTTTTAAGCCCAGTTCTGCCATGTGGGCCACTCTGATAGGTGCATGTCGGAtacatggaaacatggaaattGGGGGATGGGCTGCAGAAAATCTTTTAGATATGAAACCTGAAAATCCTGGCTATTATGTACTTATTGCAAATATGTATGCAGCTGCTGGGCGCTGGGATAAATTAGCAGAAGTTAGAGTACTGATGAGGAACAGAGGTCTGAAAAAGCCTCCTGGATGCACCTGGATAGAATTGGATAATAGGTCCCATCCTTTCCTTGTGGGAGATAGAACAAACGCACAAGCACAAGAGATTTATTCAATGCTGGATGGCCTGACCATTCAGATGAAGGATGCTGGTTATGTAGCAAATTGGGATTTTGATTTGGAGGTGTGCGATTTAATAGAGGACGAAGTTCAAGGGCACATGGATGATTTGGTTCTGATGCAGGAAGCAATTAGCTGA